A stretch of DNA from Perognathus longimembris pacificus isolate PPM17 chromosome 14, ASM2315922v1, whole genome shotgun sequence:
ttgaaccaccatcctcagtctcctgagtagctaaaattacaggcgtgagccaccagtgcccggatttttcattttatttttataatagtaaGAAGAAGAACTTGTCTAAATTATTATAGACCCACAAAAGTCTAGACTTTTAGAATATTTACATGCATTTCTAAGACTGGCTGTTggtagagggagagggggaatagATTGATGTTCATGTAGCTCCTTGAAGCTTATGCAAAATTAGCCATCTTTCAGGCCCAGCCTCACATAAACATCTGTCAAAATTTCCAGTTCAAGTTACGAGAGAGGATGTCATTGATCTACCTCATTGGCGCATAGCATGTGACGGGTAACTTGTGGTCTTCGTGCTTAAAGGTCTATAGTTCTACATTATTTATGTTAATGAAGATgatctaaattttattttgtgggcctatcataattttaaattatcatttcattattgtagTATGCACGCCTCTTAGTCCATTTTGTGCTGCTATAACCGAATACTTGAGACCTGATCATTTATAATGGGCGGAGATTTAGCTCTGGAAGCTAGGAGGTCTCAGCCTCTGGCAAGGCCTTCTTGCTGTGTCATCCCATGGAGGAAGACAGTTAGGCAGGTATGCAAATGAGGTCCTTAGATAAGacaccaaaaagaacaaaaatagataTCTtggatttcattaaaataaaaatattcgtATTTCCAAAAAACACTGATCAAGATAGGGAAGGGTAACCAACCAcaggaaatatttgcaaatcacatAGCTTTAATGAATCCTGTACCTAGACTATATGAAGAACTCATAGAACGCGACAACAAAGAGAAGTCCAGTTTTCAATGGGCCCAGGATCTGAGTAGACCTTCCTGCAAAGAAGTTAAATAATAGACAATAGGCATCAGAAACAATGCTCAATATTGCTAAACCTTaggcaaatgcaaatcaaaaccacaatgaataCCATTCACACCTATTAGATGACTATACCAAAAAGAGACAAGTAACAAGAACTGCAGAGACTTTGGAGAAATTGAAACCCTTGTACATGGTGGCTGTGGGCGATACAAAATGTTGGGCAGCTGCCTTAGAAAAACAACCTGGTAGTTTCTCAAAATTTCACCATAGAGTTACATGAGCGCACTGCCATCCATTCCTAGGTATAACCTTTAACCATCTGAAAACACATCCACACAAAAGGCCATGGCAGCATTACCCACAAGAACCCAAATGCCCATCAACTGGTGAACGGACTACTTGTGTCATCTTTACTCTATGTGAGGGAGAGACAAGAGGGGGAAGACAAGGCATAAAGGGAGAGACAGGGACTGGTGTCATCCTCTCCTTTTCCCGAGGACCCTGGGACAGTGGAGGCAACCCATGGAGATagcacctcttcctcttcctgaagacctggggaaactgaggtaagCCCTGACAGAAGCAATATCCCTGACCACCTTGAAGCAGACATGCATAGCGGACAGGAGTCCCCTCCTTGGGGTAAGGGAACCTCCCTTGGAGTAAGGGAAACAATCAGATGCCGGAACAGCTGAGATGTGCTCAAAGGGGCTATGAAAGGGGGACCCCATGAGTACTGCAGGCAGACTATCGATTTCTGGGCCCCACTCCTCACTCTGTTACACTGACATGTCTGtactcccctccccatcctcctcgtGGAAGCAAATGCACAAGACCTTACACAGCCTAAGATGGCTCTCCTAGCCGGAAGTACTGGTTGGGAGCTTATACCAACCCACCAATAGCTAAGAGGCTGTTGGCATCTTTGCCAGCACCTTACCCCccactttcaaataaatttaccTCCGCTCCCATTTTTCCTGCCTTAAAACTCTTTATTtggtggagagaagggaggaccCAAGACCCCTAGGTGGTGTCAAATGGAAGATTATTGGGCTACAGAAAGCAAAGAAGGAGACCCGCCGCTGACCTTCGCTAGATAACCATCCCCGGTGTCCGGGGCCAGCAGTATTGGAGACAGAAGTGTCCACAAACAATGGGTGATACAAAGGCATCACTTGATATTAAAGAGTTCCCTGATTCTGAGGCTATTAAAGAAGCATCTAGAGACTTTTCTTAACGATCAGAGTGGACTGAGGGTATTTTTCCCTCTTTGCGGAAAAGCAGTGGAGATGAAATGGTTGGCAGACCAGGGCCACAGTGTGGTTGGTGTGGAAATCAGTGAACTTGGGATACAGGAATTTTTTAAGGAGCAAAACCTTTCATACTCAGAAGAACCAATCACAGAAATTCCTGGTGCCACGATATTTAAGAGTTCTTTGGGGAGCATTTCATTGTACTGTTGCAGCAGTTTTGACCTTCCCAGGGCAAATATTAGCCAATTTGACAGGATTTGGGATAGAGGAGCCTTAGTCGCCATCAATCTTGATGATGGCAAACGTTATACAGATGTAATACTGTCTCTCTTGAGAAAAGAATTCCGCTACTTCCTGGCAGTTTTGTCTTATGATCCAATGAAACACGCAGGTCCACCATTTTATGTTACAGATGCTGAAATTAGAAGGTTGTTTGGGACAAGATGTAATATTAGTTGCCTTGAGAAAGTTGATGCTTTTGAAGAACGACATAAACGTTGGGGAATTGACTACATTTTTGAAAAGTTATATCTACTGACAGAAAAGTAAAGATCATATAGATGCAATCAGGTTAACAtcaatacaatttttattttctttgggcaTTTAAAAATGATgctaaggtggggctggggatacaaaTGCTTCTGAATAAACCAACTAaaaaagagtcaattaaaaaatgttagagggctgggaatatggcctagtggcaagagcgcttgcctcctacacatgaagctctcggttcgattctccagcaccacatatatggaaaacggccagaaggggccctgtggctcaggtggcagagtgctagcctagagcgggaagaagccagggacagtgctcagtccctgagtccaaggcccaggactggccaaaaaaaaaaaaaaaaaaaaatgatgctaaggCTTGATAAGATATTGAATCTTCAATATTTTACTCATAAATCATTgctcaaaaaacacaaaactttgtTTAGCTCCTTTAGAGAAGAACATATAATTAGAGGGAACTATTATACATGTATGTCTTATAGATTGTAAGACGCTTTCATGGAAGACATTTcttctacaattaaaaaaaagaaaagaaaaatgtaatgaaCGTAACATAAAATATATCATACACATCGAACAACTGACATTTAGAATTGCTGAAATAACTCTTTAATAGGATTTGAAGTAGTCCACAAAATTATGTAAAGTATTAGCTATTACTATAAACCCTAATCTTACACTCAGATCCTAGCACCTCTTTTCAAGATGTTTTTTACCATTACATGTTTTACCAGTTACATGTTTTTACATGTAACTGAATCATGAAAcagattaaaaattttaattaaataaactaATCTATATGGAAAGTATTTTTTCACATTGTAAgaataaaatgttaaatttctggaaaaaaaaaaaaaagaaagcaaagaagggctGGTATCTGCTACAACAAGAAGAAGCTTTAGAAACACGATGTCAGCTGGATGAggcaagaagaaggaggagggtcacgagttcaaagtggcagagccagaGCATTGAATTCTATGTTCCGATTCTACATTCAGATATAGGATAGGTCGTTCTTTATTCTGATCCAAAGCCCAGAGGCTGCTTCCCTGTTCTCCATCTTTTCCTGGACCCAGTCTCTCTCCACATCCCCTGGGGCTGGGTGAGGGAGAGACGTTGAAAAGTCATCTGGCCCAGGCCTACTACTCTCAAGGCACAATTTCCACAGTGAGGCTCCATATTTGGCAGAGATGTTCAGCCACGGCACAGACAGCTCTCAATTTATAATCCGATAAATCCCATAATGACCAGGCTCTAGCACAAACACATCATTTGCAAAACATATCATTTTTGTTACTTCATTTTGATATAGCTTCAGTTTTCTAATTGAGTGAGAAACTAAACTGTGGGGTGGCCTGTCTCTCACCCTCTGAGAGGCCTTGCTTTCTGGCCTGCTGTCTTAGCAGTACAGGACAAAGaggaagaacattccagaaatgACTCTGATGCCTACTCTGACTGTCTGAGGGGCTCTGCCCTTGGCATGGTCATGGCCACTGGCTGAAGTAAGTAAAGCCATGGAGATTCAGAAGCTACATGGAGCAAGTACATCTGTCCAGAAATTTCCTGAGGTTGAGGGGAAGGTCATGGGGGAAGCCACCAGATCCAACTGACCAGGAGAACAAATAAGAGCTTTGAGatgcatgcacatgcgtgtgcattcatgcgtgtgtgtgtgtgtgtgtgtgtgtgtgtgtgtgtgtgtgtgtgctggtcctagggcttgaactcaaggcctgggtgctgtaccttagctgttttgctcaaagctggcactctcccacttaagccacagctccacttccagccttctggtggttaaatggagatgagagtgtcaggaactttccttccccaggctgactttgaactatgatccttagaactcaggcTTCTGAGAGCTAGGACTACAGAGCTGCCTGGCAGAGATGCAGACTACACTCTCTCACTCAGGTCTTCTCACCTGCGGCCACAACCCCAGAGATATGTTTGACTTTCACAACTGGGCATCCTACACGTATGGATTGGATAGAGACCAGAAATGCTGCTCAACATCTTACTACACACAGGACTGCCACCACACTGAAGTTATGTGGCCAAAATGTCAAGGAACTTTGCTGTTAGCCTGGGGCTCCAATGGTAGAATATATGCCTAACATATATGAGTcccaaagttcaaacctcaggactaccaaggaaggaaggaagggagggagggagggagggagggagggagggagggagggagggagggagggaaaccctGTTCTTACCTCTCATGTCTGCCTCATGAAGGAAATCACACCCTGTCCTGAGCTGCAAGTCCCTACCTGGGCTGAAGACCCGAAGGCTGGACAGGATGATCCACTTCTGCTGGAGGGCCTTTCCCTGCCACCACCTGGCCACCCCCTCTGGCCCTTCCCCCAGAGGACTCTGCCCTCAAGTAGATGGTTTCCCTACTCTTTGGGAAAGTTCACCAAAAAAAATCCCCTCTAGCCATCATTTTGTAAGCAGTAAAGATGTACCATAACTagctctttacacacacacacacacacacacacacacacacacacacacacacacacaaataaagtgGCTAGGGGATTTTAGCTCAGAAAACTAGAGAGCAGCAACCGATCTTAAGACTTCAAAGGTGGCACATCTTCAAATGAGCCCTCGAGGCGTACTTAGTATCTGGCGAGGCATACTTGAGTATCTAAACAGTGGCCTAGCTAGAGGAAGGGGGGTGATCTGGGAATTCGGAACTGGGGGGCGAGAGGAGGTGGGAGCAGGTAGAAGCCATCTCAGGTGGGGCCCCTTGGGATTCTGGGGACATTTGCATGTGCTCTCAGGGGAGAGCTGCTTTCTTCTCCTTGGGTTTCATCTTTAATCACTAGAGAGGAGGCTGCTAGGGAATGTGAAGGCCGAACCCTGGAACCTGAAGCCACCATAGCAAAGTCAAGGTACACACTGGCTAGGTAGGCAGCCtctgtgagtgagtgagtgtgtatgtgtatgtgtgtgtgtgctcacacatacGATGTGTAAGTGGTGGTCTCACAATTCCTGTCCTTCCCTGGGATCTTGCTTGGCATGCTTTATACActaaggggctgggggtgggggagggtcctCAAAGAATTCAAAGCAGAATGTGAGAGTAGAAGAGTGAAGGGAAGACATTTGAGGCTGGTTCCGCGTGGATGGGTCCTTGGAGTCTGAGTGCTGATGAGGCTTGGAAACTGAGTCCTGCGTGCCCGGCAGGGAGAGAGAATTAGAGAGACAGAGGGACCCCTACTGGACAAAGTACTCCAAGGTTTCCCATACATCAAATGGCTGCCTTGGAGCCATTTGACGTTTGGATGGCAGGGATGTTTCCTTCCTGGCGTCTGGCCTTGGAGGTTGCCCACCTCCATCTGGGAAGGGAAGCCTGACTTCGGAGATGGCTCTCAGGGAGGAAAAGTACCTTCTGTGCAGTCAGCCTGCCCAGGGGCCACACCACAGACTCTCGGTGGTTTCTGCTTGCTCCGTTCCTCCCTTCTCAACTCATTTTCTTAGCAGTTAGGCCACACAATCTCTGTTCTTATAAAACATCCGTTGGATTTCAAAATCTCAGATATGGGCTGACTCCTGAAGTGTGTTTTGGCCCATGGAACAACAAAGGATAAGAAACctgaagtgataaaaaaaaacaacaacaacaaaacacagattttccttctttaaaaacaaagcaattttTAGTTACTTTAAGAAATCTGGAGCTAGATCTGATGGTGCCTGCCTATAGTTCCAGTTACCAGGGAGATAGAGAgactaggattgcagttcaaggccagcctgggaaaaacatTTTAAGAGATCCCTTCTGAAAAAACAAGCTCGGTTTGATGGTAcctgcttgtaatctcagctactcaagagacggAGGTAGGGGAACAAGGTCTAAGGCTGTCCTAGGCCAAAGCACAGACCTTATtcgaaaaaacaaactaaagcaaaaaattaaaaagaactggggtgtggtttaagtggtagagggcttgccaagtatgagaccctgagttcaagcccctgggtgGCGGTGGGGGTGTGGAATAGAAGAAATCCATTTGCCTACAGTATATCCTGCTAGTTTGAATCAAGGCTGATCAGTAGGCATGGTGTTGTGACAGCGGTTGCTACACTACTACACCCTGGAATACAGGCTGACAGCTGTGTCCCTAAACCCTTGGAGAGTcctcgcctcccctccccaccttcagAACCAGGCTCCGTCCCACCTGCCACCAACCCAACAACCAAAGCACCATTTGTTTTGGGACAGCAGGGCCAGGGCCCTCTGCTGATTATAAATCATTCCAAACTGTGTGGAGACAGCTGTCTGCGGCTCTCTGCTTGGCATGTTTTAGCTAGAGCAACacaagtgtttcttttttaatccagCCAACACTGGGTATGTTTTCCCTGTGCCAGTCATTGCTCTAGAGAACTCCATAGCATCTTCCCTTTTGGTAGATatagaaatggaggcacagaaagGATAAGTCATTTGCCCCATAGTAAGTGGAGGGCTGGGCTTAGGGCAACAGAGACTGTTGTTCTCTGCCCTAGGAAATACTAGCATCAACTACTGAGGAAACCTCAGGGTAGACTCCAGGCTGGGTACCAgcccttagcattttttgctcaaggctggcacgctggcgctctcccacttgagccatagatctacctctggcttttgatggttaattggagaccagagtctcataggctttctttcccaggatgactttgaacctcatttctcaaatctcagtctcctgagtcactagaatgATAGGCACaagccatcaatgcctggcttTTGAGGAGACTTTTACCCCCAAATAAGacaacttcttttaaaaagtggAGGCGACTCAGGCGTTTTAGTTCCTAGGGCCTGTCTATACTCCCCCTCCCTTAATCAGTCTgaattagagattttttttttttactttttcccctCCTCACATAAAACTTCACCAAGTCTAGCTACAAGTTCCAGCCAAGTCATTACTGCAGTTCCTAGCCTGATTAAAAAgcagaagcaaacaaacaaaacccccaaccATGTGAGAGCAGGAGATCTAGCAGATTTGGGCATTTTTCTAACAGTTGCTTGGAGACTCCTAGTATCTCCGTTGTTGGGCAGTGCTTGAGTAAGTcagcctgtttaaaaaaaaaaaaaaaaaaccacagatggGTGGCTCTGCCCTGGGCCAGCCATGTGACATCGGATGAATTCTCACATTCCCTGTGCATCACCTGTCTTGGGTATAAATTGGAGAATCTGATTATAATACCTGTTCAGTGAATTTCCTGGGAAGATTTGAACAAGACAAATTAGAACTGAGCCTCAGCCTGGGTTTGAATCTTTGCTCGTTAAATGACCTATGCCTCAATATTCCACACCCATAAAATGCAGGGTGGGTGTTGGGTACTGCTTACCTTCCATCATCGCTAAAGGAGTCAGTTTATTCTCTGTGCCTGCACATGTAAGTGCTACAGAGTAGTGATGCTGGTATGGTTGTTCAAAGACTCTCAGCTAACAGTCAAGTGGAGGTTTGCCATGCTGCGTACTCTGGCAGGCAATTGCCCGCCCAGAGTTGGCATTGTTTTCTAATTTGTTCCAGGACAGTGTAAGTGTCTTGTTAGCTCAAGGGATTGGGGTGTCTAGCAAATACTAGGTTAGCATTATCTTTAGGCTTTGGGCTGGTGTTTACCAGACTGTTACAATTCTATTACAGTGTTACTACTTGGTAGCTTTATGGAATCTCCACAAACACTCCATGGTATGCTTATAGCTCAGgtttcattggtttttttttgttgttgtttgtttttgctcaaggctagcactctgccacttgaaccacagcgccacttctggccgtttcctatatatgtggtgctagggaattgaacccaggacttcatttatacgaggcaagcactctttttttttttttttttttgccagtcctgggccttggactcagggcctgagcactgtccctggctcctttttgctcaaggctagcactctgccacttgagccacagcgccacttctggccattttctatatatgtggtgctggggaatcaaacccagaccttcatgtagaggaggcaagcactattgccactaggccatattcccagcccaggcaagcactcttgccactaggctatattcccagcccctcatttgttACCATTCAGATAGTATGctagaaacagcaacaaaaatattaacgaagccaagtgtggtggttcaAGTCTGTAGtcacagctatttgggaggtagagatataGAAGGATTGCTATTCACAGGCAACCCtagcaaatcaaatcaaatcaaataattaCTGAGCTGTTATGTCCCAAATCAAGCTAACTAGggtagtgtatgcctgtaatcccagctacacaggagatgGAGGTAGGAAGACCCCATTCTGAGTGAGACTGGGTCAGGGAAAAGTGCAAAGACACTATGGGAAATATGAACGTGTCAGGGGAATGGCTTAAGTGATACagcccttgcctagcaaacacgaggttctaagttcaaatgccagtgtgcccagggttggggtggggatggaagcAATTAACAAGGCAAAATGTTAACTTGTGACAGCCAATCTTGTGTATTGCTTGGATACATGTAGATGAGGTTCGACTATGGGAAAATGCACAGGATGAAGATGAGGTCTGGATAATGGGTCCCCTGGGGTGCGACGGGAGTGAGGTAAGGAGGAATAGCGGGACCTTCACTCTCTCTATAATCAATTGCTCAAGCTTAATAGTTGGGCACATGGTAGATGTCATGAAATGGTGGCTCCCAAGAGGCCGTGTCTACTTCTCAACCCCCTGGGTCCAAGCTGGCCTCATGACTTTGGCCCCTCACCATGCGGAACATTGTTTGCATTCTGAGCTTAGGCCTCAGGAGTCTTTGGCTATTTCTGTTCTTAGACATGAGATCCTGAACCAGCCTGCCAACATGACAGGCAAGACTGGTGGGGGACAAGAGACCAGTCAGTTATCCATCGATCTAGGGGGTGTCTGAGGAGCCTAGCTGAAATCAGCCTCCCACAgcttctggaactttctggaTGACCTACAGATTTGTGATCTAAGAACCTGCTTGTTTTAAGCTATCacaattttttcctttggtttgttaCTCAGTGGAAGCTAACCATCTCATCTGAAAAAAGCCAAGCTTTCAAACTATATCCGCAGGTGCTCAAGAACTATTGATGTAAACAATTGAGAAATTCACAAATGAGGTTAACATGGCGAatgaaagaaacaggaagaaagcaAGTAACTAACCATGTGAAACACTTGCACTTGTGATAAGTGCTGGAAAGAAAAGGTCATAGCTATGGGAGCAAATGAGTGGAGGTAGGGGAAGGGATCCCTCCACTGGCTTCCTATCCATTTAACCAAAAGAGCTAAAACTCCAAAGTCAAGAGGggatggctcacccctgtgatcctggctactcaggaggttgagatctgagcagcacagttcaaagccagccgggcctagaaagtccctgagagtcgttttttttttttttggccagtcctggggcttggactcagggcctgagcactgtccctggcttctttttgctctgccacttgagccacagcgccacttctggctgttttctgtatatgtggtactggggaattgaacccagggcctcatgtatactaggcaagcactcttgccactaggccatatccccagcccctccctgagactcttatctccaatgaaccaccaaaaagccagaaatagaagtgtggctcaagtgatagaataaaaaaaagaaaaaagctaaaggacaatgcccaggccttctgagtttaagccccaatcctggtacacacacacacacacacacacacacacacacacacacacacacacacacacacacacagagctaaaatTCCTCTGGTGGCCTCATCTCTTGCCAATTATGACCCAACCAACCACCATGACTGTTCCTCAGGTGCTGTGCCACCTCACACCCTTGCTGAAGTCCTTGCTTGGCATGCTCCTCCCTGAGatacccccaccctccacccttcCTCCTTCAGGTCTTTACTCAGATGCACCCTGTCCACCTAGGCCTTCCTCACCACCATATAGGAGTGGCCACAACCGGCTCCTagacatccctccctccctcccctgctctgctTTAATGCACAGTGCCTGTCACCTCTAGCCTGCCTCCACCACAGAAGGACCCTGTCTTGAGTCTAGATAATGTCGTGATTTAGGGCCCCAATTTCCTGCCAATCCTGAGTGGAAGTAAGGCAAGCAGCTGATTTTGAGCCGCATTGGGAATAAGACAAGATGCTTTTAAGAAGCCCAAGTGCCTGGGTGAGGGTTGGCTTGTCTGAAAACTCTGCCAACAGGCTGGTAACAAGGTTAACAATACACTTTGCATCTCAGCCTCTCTGTGGTATGCTCTGCCCTGTGTTGGTCACCTGCTGATTTCATGCAGTTAATGTGTTCCTTGCAATAGCCTTGGTAAGAGTTTTCttgattgctgtgtgtgtgtgtgttggtattggggcttgaactcagagggcctgggcattgtgttTCTCCTGggacctaaactcagggcctcatgctcttagcTTCTTTGCacaaccacagctcaacttctggctggttggagattaattggagataagagtcttggggacttcctttcctgggttggctttgaaccacgatcctcaggtctcagcctcctgagtagctaagagtatagaTGAGAGCCACCAGCTAGTGACTGGCTCTGGCTTTCTTGGACAGATGAAGATAATGAATGTCATAGAGCTCCAGGATCTGCCCAAGGTCAGAGACATACTAAGGAGGCATCTTTTCTCTAGGGAGAAGGGAACTCCCCATCAAGAGACTCAGGCCATTAATAAACTCTCACCTCTCTGTGGTTTTCAGATATCCATAGCTACTTGTGTCACCTGTGTGTGACCATATAGAAAGGATAATGCTCTTGGGccattttcttctcagaagacCAGAGACTGTCTGGGCTGCTGTAGGTCAGTTAAAATAGCATACACAGCTGCTTGCAGTTGAAAACCAGAAAGAAATTCCAGTCTTAGGGGTTTTCTtagtcagtcatagggcttgaactcaaggcctaggctctgtccttgagcctttttgctcaagactagtgctccaccttgttgagccgtagctccacttctagcttttgagtgGATTAATTGGAGGTTCAAGGTCTCATGGGGACttacctgctcaggctggcttcaaactgtgatcctcagatgtcagcctcgagtatctaggattacaagcatgagcctttggtgcctgcccccccccctttttttcttttagttagaGTCTTattgtatagcccaggctggctttaaatttacagtcctcctgcctgcctcagcctccttcatGGCAAGATTATAGACACGCTCATGGAGgctatgtatgtttatttatgtggtacttggTGATTGGACTCAAGACCCCGAAAATGTCAGGCAACTGCTCACCACGGAGCTACCTCTCCAGTTTATTGCTTTATTGTGGTCATCTGGCAATGGAAACTCTTTCCCAAGTTGTTCTCCTCTCTACCATGTTGACAGAAGACTGACTTGCTAATTCTGGTTGGGGTTTTTCCCTGCCTGGCTGTTTGTCTCTTTATCAATTGAAGAGAGCTACTGTGCCTTTCAAACTGCCGGAAGATATCTGgggttttatgtatttttttttctttcacataattCTGTGGGTCTTTTCCCAGATATCTATTTTTCTCTCAACCTACCATCTCACTTGTTGAAGTTTCCGCCCATGTGACTTCCAGCATGAATTACCAGAAACCACAAGAGACGGCGTGCGCAAGCCCCAAAGTGAGCGAGATGTCCCTTTGGGGAGcagtcctcctgtaccccagAGTGAGGAGGACGCAGGGGTCAGAAGTGGCTGCAGGACAGACAAGGGAAGCACCCGTGGAGACTGGAGGGCTGGAGACCCCTGGTCGGTCAGGAAGGGAGGCCAGCTGGTGACAAGATTGCTCAGAGGCGACTGGAGCCGTGTGACAGAGGCCGGAAGACTTCAGCCATGCCCCACAGCTCGGACAGCAGTGACTCCAGCTTTAGCCGCTCTCCTCCTCCTGGCAAG
This window harbors:
- the LOC125363028 gene encoding thiopurine S-methyltransferase-like, whose amino-acid sequence is MEIAPLPLPEDLGKLSSIGDRSVHKQWVIQRHHLILKSSLILRLLKKHLETFLNDQSGLRVFFPLCGKAVEMKWLADQGHSVVGVEISELGIQEFFKEQNLSYSEEPITEIPGATIFKSSLGSISLYCCSSFDLPRANISQFDRIWDRGALVAINLDDGKRYTDVILSLLRKEFRYFLAVLSYDPMKHAGPPFYVTDAEIRRLFGTRCNISCLEKVDAFEERHKRWGIDYIFEKLYLLTEK